The Amycolatopsis japonica nucleotide sequence TCGCCCACCTGCCCGAGTCAGGGCCGGAGCCGTGCCTCGTCCCGGTCCCTTCGCGACGGTCCGCCTCGCGTGTCCGGGGTGGACCGCACGTCCGGCGCATCGCCGAGGAATGCGTGAAAGCACTGGCGGACAAGGGAAAGTCGGCGATGGTGGCACCCGTCCTCAAGCTCGGGGCCGGTGTCCGTGATGCGGTGGGGCTCAACCGCGCCCAGCGGTCGGCGAACCTCGACGGCCGAATTCGCCTGGTCTCGGGAGCCTGCCGGGAGAAGGTCGTTCTTCTTGACGACGTGATCACAACCGGAGCGACCGCCGCCGCTTGTACGCGCTTTTTGGACATAAGCGGAATTCACGTTTCCGCGGTGGTAGCGCTGGCCGCCGCCGGGTGATCGGGGCGTCACCTACAAGAGTGATGAATGATCGGGAACGGGAATGGGTACATGGGCGTTGACG carries:
- a CDS encoding ComF family protein produces the protein MSKLLDLLIPARCASCGAPGAPSCATCQTAWGSLSEIIRGPTAGLVPVYALAPYADDARRLILAYKERGRRDLAPSFGRAVAEALAHLPESGPEPCLVPVPSRRSASRVRGGPHVRRIAEECVKALADKGKSAMVAPVLKLGAGVRDAVGLNRAQRSANLDGRIRLVSGACREKVVLLDDVITTGATAAACTRFLDISGIHVSAVVALAAAG